GCCGACGTGGTTCGTGTGGCAGCGCTGTTTCACGACATTGCGAAGCTTGAGGTCGACCAAGACGTTCACGCCGAGGCCGGTGCTCGCATCACACGGGAATATCTCCGGAGTCACTGCGAGTATCCGTCCTCGTTCGTGGACGAAGTGTGTGATTCGATCGAAAACCACTCCTATCAAGGGCCACTCACGGATCTGCCGCTCGAAGCACGTTGTCTCATCGAAAGCGATCTCCTCGATAAGGTCGGTGCCAACGGGATGACGCTCATCCTTCTTCGCATGGGCTATGAAGCTCGAACCCACACGGACGCCCCAGAAATGATCAATCGGATCGTCGAACGTGGTGAAAACGTGATCGACCGGATCGTAAGCGACACCGCAGAGAGCATCGCTCATCAGCGGTTGAAACGCGTTCGGTGGTTTCGCGAGTGGTTCATCTCGGAGGTGGCACAGCTAGAAGAGGGCGAGCCAGAGGTGATGGAGTAGACTCGAATCAGTCCATCAGCAACGTCACCGCATCGATGAGAAAGTAGACGCCGAACCCAAAGAGTACGAGCGCGCTTGCAGCAGCGGTAAGCGGTGCGAACGAATCCATCCGTTTTCTCGCGGCGATGAGCATTGCCGGAAAACCGACGATCCAGAGGGCGACCCCACTGAACAGTCCGAGCAGGAGCACTGGCGTCCCCGTCTGGACGACGAACTGACCGGCGAGCGCCGTCGACAGCGGTGCGAGTACGTCGACCGTGCCCGGATCGAGCAGCGCGACGCCGGCGGTCAGCCAGAACAAGATCTGATAGGGATTCGTGATCGCCAGCACGAACGCCCGGCGAAAGCCCCGGTCCGCTCCAGCAGCGTTGGCCGTTCGAAAGCCGCTTTGGAGGTCGGTGGCCGTGTCATAGGCGAAATACAGCATCAACACGCCACCAACGGCGACCATCGCGGCCCGGAGCGTCGGCAGGCGTTCGACGACTGTTACCACACCCAACAACGCACCGACGAAAAAACAGATATCCGCCATCATCGCACCCACTCCGGCGCGGACGCCCGACCGCCATCCGTGGGCCACGCTCTCCTCGGCGATGACGGCGTTCATCGGTCCCGGTGGAGCCGCGAGCGCAATCCCGAACACTACACCGGCTCCGAACGTTACTACCTCGGTCACAGTGGGTGTAGGGTCGAAAATGCGAAAAAACGAACGAATATCGATCGTGGCCGGAGAGAGCACTGAAAGAGGGAAGATCGTTCAGCTTCCGGGTTACGATAGTCTCAAAGGAGCCACAGTCACGGATGTGATGGGTGATATCTCGTTCCGTCTCAGATCCCTTGACCCATCAGGTGGCTCCGGAGCAGATCCGCGTCTTTCTCCGCGCTCGCGGTGTTGATGAGAACGACCGTATCGTCTTCATCGAACCGTTCGCGCAGTTCCCACGCCGCGCTCGCGGCAGCACCCGTCGCAACACTCACCCCGATCCCTTCGTGGCTGGCGACGGTGACCGCGCTTTCGAGGATGGTGTCGTCGCTGCTGGCGAGTGCGCCCCCGCCCGTCTCACGCAACGCATCGAGGACGAGCGCACCCCCTTTGGGATCCGGTCGTTCGAGTGCGCCACAGACGGTGTCAGGCACGTCCCACGGTTCGTGTTCGTCGGCGCCAGCGTCGAACGCCTCCACGATCGGCGCACACGCCGCCGATTGGGCGGCGTACAACGCCGGCACCGAATCAACCAGCCCGAGATCCCGGAGTTCCCGAGCGGCCTTTGCCATGCCGACGAACGGCCCACCGCCCACGAACGGACAGAACACGGCGTCAGGCACCTGCCACTCCAACTGTTCGATGAGTTCGTACAGCACTGGCTTCGTGCCTTCGTGTCGGTAGGGGGTTTCGAACGGCTGGAGGGAGTACCAGTCCGCCTCGGCGTTCCGAAACGCTTCGTTCGCGTCGTCTAACCGCCCACCGACGACATTCATATCGCCGCCGTGGACGTTTATCATCGCTTTCGTGAGAAACGACGACCGAGAGGGAACGAAGACGTGGCTGGTGATTCCGGCGCGGGCAGCGTAGGCGGCCACCGACTGGCCGCTGTCGCCCGGCGTTGAGAGGGCCACGTCGCTCGCGCCGTGCTGACGGGCCGCCGAAACGGCGAGCACGCTTTCTCGATCCGCGATCGTTCCCGTCGGGTTCGTGCCTTCGTCTTTGATCACCACGCGACCGACACCGAGTTCCTCGGCCAGCGACGGACAATCGACGAGCGGCGTGCCTCCTTCACCCAGCGACATCCGTGCGTCGGCCGGGATCGGGAGAAGTTCCTCGTATTTGCCCGGTTCGAACGGCCGCCGCTCGATCTCCGCTCTGGAAAGCTCGATCGCCTCGTACGCGTACGCCGGATCGAGCGATGCGCCATCCGGATGGTGGCTCGTCGTCGCATCGAACCGCTCGTCGGTTTCAGGGCACCGTAGCCCCGCGAACGTCGGGGTCGTCTTCATGCGTTGGCTATCCCGGCCCGCGACTAAGCACTGTTGGGTCCGATCAGCCGATGTACCTGAGATCGTCGTCGGTCGGCGCTGCTCCCTGTTCCATCTCACGGATCTTCGTGACGACTTCTTCCATCTCCTCGGCCCGTTCTTCCAAGGAATCGTATCCGACTTCGA
The sequence above is drawn from the Halocatena salina genome and encodes:
- a CDS encoding LysE family translocator, which produces MTEVVTFGAGVVFGIALAAPPGPMNAVIAEESVAHGWRSGVRAGVGAMMADICFFVGALLGVVTVVERLPTLRAAMVAVGGVLMLYFAYDTATDLQSGFRTANAAGADRGFRRAFVLAITNPYQILFWLTAGVALLDPGTVDVLAPLSTALAGQFVVQTGTPVLLLGLFSGVALWIVGFPAMLIAARKRMDSFAPLTAAASALVLFGFGVYFLIDAVTLLMD
- a CDS encoding threonine synthase codes for the protein MKTTPTFAGLRCPETDERFDATTSHHPDGASLDPAYAYEAIELSRAEIERRPFEPGKYEELLPIPADARMSLGEGGTPLVDCPSLAEELGVGRVVIKDEGTNPTGTIADRESVLAVSAARQHGASDVALSTPGDSGQSVAAYAARAGITSHVFVPSRSSFLTKAMINVHGGDMNVVGGRLDDANEAFRNAEADWYSLQPFETPYRHEGTKPVLYELIEQLEWQVPDAVFCPFVGGGPFVGMAKAARELRDLGLVDSVPALYAAQSAACAPIVEAFDAGADEHEPWDVPDTVCGALERPDPKGGALVLDALRETGGGALASSDDTILESAVTVASHEGIGVSVATGAAASAAWELRERFDEDDTVVLINTASAEKDADLLRSHLMGQGI
- a CDS encoding HD domain-containing protein — protein: MGVEIRENPVSDDDFEEMKQFVRDYLTASVEGEEDGGRMRWYPWHSAEYRFNHILNVVSIATHIAEKEGANADVVRVAALFHDIAKLEVDQDVHAEAGARITREYLRSHCEYPSSFVDEVCDSIENHSYQGPLTDLPLEARCLIESDLLDKVGANGMTLILLRMGYEARTHTDAPEMINRIVERGENVIDRIVSDTAESIAHQRLKRVRWFREWFISEVAQLEEGEPEVME